In Nocardioides daphniae, the DNA window CGGGCGACCTGGCGCACGTTGTCGGGCGTACGCCCCACGGCGGCGGCGATCTCGGCGTACGGCAGGTCGAAGACCTCCCGCAGCACGAAGACGGCCCGCTCGACCTCGCCGAGGGTCTCCAGGACGAGCAGCATGGCGGTGGAGACCGAGTCGGCGAGCGCGACGTCGTCGGCCACGTCCGGCGCGGTGAGCAGCGGCTCGGGCAGCCACGGGCCGACGTACGACTCCTTGCGCCGGGCCAGGGTCCGCACCCGGTTGAGGGCGAGGCGGGTGGTGATCCGCACGAGGTACGCCCGGGGCGAGTGAACCTCCTCGGCGTCCGGCCCGGCGGTGGCGCTGCTCCAGCGCAGCCAGGTCTCCTGGACGACGTCCTCGGCGTCGGCGGCCGAGCCGAGCATCTCGTAGGCGACGGTGAAGAGCAGCGAGCGGTGGGTCGTGAACTCCTCGAGCGGGTCGGTCACCGCGGCTCCCCGACGGCGCTCGCGCCAGCGGAGGGAGCGGGCGCGGCGAGCGGCAGGGCGCAGACGTCGCTGAACCCCTGGCTGGCCAGCCCGGCGGCGTGGTTGAAGCGTGAGCGTTGGTTCTCCACGGCGACCATCATGGTCAGCTCGACGAGCGCGCGCTCGCCCAACGCAGAACGCAGTGCGGCGACCTGCTCGTCGGTGACGGTGGGTGGCGTCGCGGTCATCGCCTCGGCGTAGGCCATCACCTCACGCTCCAGCGGGGTGAAGACGTCGCTCTCGCGCCAGCGCGGCACCTCGCGCACCTTGGCCTCGTCGAGCCCGGCGTCGTGGGCCAGGTAGTAGCCGAAGTCGAGGCACCAGGTGCAGCCGATCGGGGCGGCGGCCGCCATCACCGCGAAGGACGACAGGTGCGGGTCGAGCGCCGACCATCGGGCGATGCGTCGCTCGTGGGCCAGCGTGGCGCGCAGCAGCGGGCGGTGGTGCCACATCACCGGAACGATGTCGGGGACCTGCCCGTACGTCCGTCGTGCGACGGCGCGGACGACGCGGGCAAGGGGCCCCTCCATGGGCGCGGCGGGGATGCGGAACGTGCTGGGCATGGGTGCCTCCTGGGCTGGGACCTCGGACGAGGTCGGTCAGCATGAAGACACCGGCCGGGCCGGTTCCGTGACAGGTGGGCGTGGATTGAGTGGGAGCCGCTCAGCCGATCAGGTCCTCGGCGCGGAGCAGCTCGTCGGGCACGCCGAAGGCGTCGACCAGCTCGACGGCGATCGGGCGGACCTTGCGGCAGAGCGCGTTGACCTCGGTGGTGATCGCCTTGGATCGCTGCACGGTCAGGCGGCCGTGCTCCATGAACCAGGCCCGGTCGGCCTCGATGGTCGAGAGCGCGTAGAGGTCGCAGAGCAGGTTGAGCGCGACCTTCTCGTCGCTCTCCTCCATCGTCTCCATCTTGTCGACGAAGGCCTCCAGCACCAGGCGCTCGACGTGCGCGCGAGCCGTGGCGATCACGTGGTCCTGGACGGTCGAGAAGACCTCGCCGGGGTTGCCGCCGCGGTCGACGCCGCCCTTGATCCGGCGCGCGACGCCGCCGATCATGTGCTCCTCGCGGAAGCGCAGCATGGCCAGCTGGTAGT includes these proteins:
- a CDS encoding RNA polymerase sigma-70 factor, with product MTDPLEEFTTHRSLLFTVAYEMLGSAADAEDVVQETWLRWSSATAGPDAEEVHSPRAYLVRITTRLALNRVRTLARRKESYVGPWLPEPLLTAPDVADDVALADSVSTAMLLVLETLGEVERAVFVLREVFDLPYAEIAAAVGRTPDNVRQVARRAKAHVEARRPRVVVAPAEAQEVVVRFQKAITEGDLQQLLDVLSPDVVLNSDGGGLVQAALRPIRGVEKVLRFLAAVTPQGARVEAVEVNGGPGLAVSVDGVLESLATARLERGADGQLVVAEMFVVRNPEKLAVPPGVRLTR
- a CDS encoding carboxymuconolactone decarboxylase family protein, with product MPSTFRIPAAPMEGPLARVVRAVARRTYGQVPDIVPVMWHHRPLLRATLAHERRIARWSALDPHLSSFAVMAAAAPIGCTWCLDFGYYLAHDAGLDEAKVREVPRWRESDVFTPLEREVMAYAEAMTATPPTVTDEQVAALRSALGERALVELTMMVAVENQRSRFNHAAGLASQGFSDVCALPLAAPAPSAGASAVGEPR